Part of the Cuniculiplasma divulgatum genome, GATGGATGCTGATCTTTCAAGAATGAGGATAGAGAAGATAATTGAATCTTATAAAAACACGGTTCTCTATGAAGACTGTATAAGGAAGATGATGAATGATTATATGGACATGGATACTGTGAATCTATTCATTAAAAACATTGATGATATTGAATTTGTTGAACGTGAAAACTTCAGCCAGGGATCAGAAAAGTTCCTGTCTCATTATTCAGAGAGAATTGCACCATTAAAACCAACCAAGGCAATTATTGATTCGATCAGGGACAGACTACTAAATGAAGAGATGACACTGCTCTGCACAAAGTGCCTGTGGACACATACAGATAAGGTTAAAAATTTAAATAATTTTAGATGTCCTTCCTGTGGAAGCAACCTTGTTGCAGCAATTTCACCGTTCAGCAGAGATAGCATAAAGGAATCAATTGACCGCGAAAAACTTACACTTAAGGAGAAAAATAGCCTGACAAAGTCCATTCACATTCTAAGGGCAAGAGGAAAGACAGCATTAATGACCATGGCAGGTAGAGGAATAGGGCCAGAAATGGCTACAAGACTTCTTTCGGTTAGATATTTTGATGAGGATGACCTTATTAGGGAAATAATAAGACAGGAAACTGATTTTGCAAAAAATAGGAGGTTCTGGAACTGAGGGAGAATAAATTCGTCAGAGAAGTTGAATATGTTTTGAGGGACAATATTAATTCGCCTATTATTGTAGAGGGGGATCATGACGTTTCAGCGCTAAGGGAAATTGGTGTCACTGGAGAGATCATAAAAATCAACCAGGGTGTATCCATAGAAAATTTCTGCAGCAGAGTTTCTTCAGAACATACTAAAGTAATACTATTAACGGACTTTGATAGAAAGGGAATAGATCTTCAATCAAAAATATCCACTATTCTTCAGAGTTATGGATGCAAAGTGAACTCCAGATTCTGGTACTTTATAGACCACAGCTTTAAGATTAAGAGTGTTGAGGACCTTCCCTGGCTTCTTCGGGAAAATCAGTGAAATCCTCCATTTCAACCGGATAAAATCTTATTCCCTCTGGGGATGAATATTTAGCAAATTTTGCATTATATGCCATTTCTAGATTGTGGATTGTTAGAACATCTTCCTTATCTCCGAAGGCAACAACCTTACCTTCCCTGAAAAGAAGGATAGAATCAGATATTCTGTTAGCTAAGTTTATGTCATGCATTACAAGCAGAACACCCTTTCTCTTTTCCTTTAAAGAATTAAGAATCTTAATAAGAGTGCTAATTTTGTCAAGATCAAGAAATGACGTAGGTTCATCCATCATTATATAATCTGCATTCTGATAAATACCGCCGGCTATGGACACCATTCTTTTTTCTCCTCCACTCAACGTAGAGAAATCCCTATCGATGAACTTTTCTACGCCACATAGTTTTAGAGCATCTACAATTTCTTCATCACCACCCATTCTTGTAAAGCCAGAAATCTCCATAACATCCCTTACTGTAAAACCCATGGGGTCCGGAATTTCCTGTTGAACATAGGAAATTTTTCTTGCTACAACTGATGGCTTCAATTTCCTAAGATTGTCGCCATCCACAATTATGGAACCTCCAATCAGGGGTATATAACCACTGATTGCTGTGAGTGTCGAAGTTTTCCCTGAACCATTTTTTCCGCAGATTGAAAGGATTTCTCCAGGGGAAAGTTCCATGGAGACAGGACCTATCTCAAGCTCACCTCGCCTGAAACGAATGTCATTCAGTTCAAGCACTGTAATACCCCCTTTTTGATATTTTTGCCATAAGAATCATGAAAAATGGTACACCAATTATGCCCGTGATAATACCTATGGGTAAAACCTCTCCCTTTATGATCAAATGTGCAAGATCATTGCTGAGAATAAGGAATGTTGCACCAAGAATAGCAGAGGAAGGGATCACATACTTATTGGAACCACCATACAATAATCTTGAAACATGTGGGAATATTAGACCTACAAATCCGATGAGACCGCTAATTGAAACACATGCAGATACTGCCACTGTGGTAAGCCCTATAGCAGCGAGTTTAGATTTTTCGGCATTTACTCCTACAGACTTTGCGTAAATCTCTCCCATCTGGAGTGCGTTTAACTGCCTGTACATTGACCCCAGTATAAGGGAAGTTACAATAACCAGAGGTACAACGATCATGTCATCAAGCCAAGAAATACCTGAAAGCGATCCAAGAATCCAGTAAAATATCCTATTCTCAAGAGCCGGTTTCGAATAAAGCAATAGGGCCACAAATGATGTTGCAAAAAGTGATATGGCGATACCTGTAAGCAGGAATACAACAGGAGGAGTTCTCCCATTTCTAAAGGATAAAACATAAACACCTGAAACAATAAGTATTGCGAATATAAATGCAAATATGGGTAATGTGAAAATTCCGAAAACTGTTATTCCAAAAACTATTGCAATGACAGCTCCAAGGGTTGCCCCACTGGATACTCCTGTAATATATGGCTCAGATATGGGGTTCCTAAAAATACTCTGGATAACAGCACCTCCCACGCCTAGGGAAGCTCCAACAGCGGCTGCCCCAAGAATCTCGGGTTCTCTCAGCTGAGTTACTATAATATAATCAGAATATTTTACGGAACCTACATTGATTCCGATCTGCTCTCCTACTGAGCGCAGTATGGTAAAAAATTCAACATTTACCGACCCTACCCCCAGAGAAAGGAAAAATGATAGGAAAAAGGCTATAATTGAAATTGAAAATATGGTATACGTTCTACCATGTGATACCATTAATTTCCTAATCTGTTTATTTTTAAACATTAACATCCTCATAGATACTCTGAACCTTTGGAGGTTCTGGATTGTAATTTAATTCAAATGGAAATTTAGGAAGTTTGACTGTTATGTGATATACTTCATAGATCATCCATTCTATGGCAAATATATTTCTGAAGTTAGGTTCTGAGAAAAGATTTGTATTAAATGCGGTATAGATCGTATTATTCTTATAAGCACCAGTTGAATCAAAGGGTTCTTTGTCAAGATCGGATTGATTAAAGCATGTTCCAAGAAGTATTACCTGAGGATTTGAGTTTACTATGTTTTCATTTGATATCTCATAGAAACCAGATCCATTTGCTATATTATTTAAATGAGAGTAATTGAACATAGCATTCACAAATGTACCTTTTCCAGTGGTCCATGTTGCACCATTCTCAACACACATTGCATATAGCAATGTCTTGCTGACAACACTTACATTAGAGAATTCATTCAATGATTCCCTCATCCAGTTATTGAGAAGTGTTGCATTCTTCTGGTTGCCAGTTAATTCACCCAGCAACGTGTTCTGAGCCATTATTTGTGTAAATGTAGAATTCAATCCTGCGCTGAGAAATATATAATCAATACTTGCGTTCAGAAGTTCCTGCACCTCACCTGGTGGATAAGAGCTAAATGAAATAACCGCCTGTGGAGAAAGATTTACTATCTGTTCAATACTCATATCTGGATAACATGTCATATTTGGTAAATTACTCTTTGGATATGTTGTGTAAGGACCCTTTCCCAGAACATCTTTGAATGCCCCTATGGCATAAAGTGTAGCACTTGCCGCCGGATCGAGTGAAACGATCCTGTTCAGATGAATGCCAGAAACGTTTGAATTTACAGTTATTATTCGTCCCTTTTTCGAGCTGGAAATGTGCTCATATTCAATCGCACCAATTGCTGATAAAATCACAACAATAACAACAATAGTTGCTATTATTTTCTTGCTGCCTTTCATTCTGTTATTTGTTTCCATATGAAGTCTCCTTTACAAAAGTGAAATTTAATTCATATTTATAAAGTTATCTTCATAACAATTATAGTGTTCGTCTAAATAAAATATCTTTAACAAAAACTTTTAAATGGATAGCTAATACCATAAGTGTGCCAGAATCCTTCACTCAACAATTGAAATATTATGAGCTTAAAAAGAGCCAAAAAGCCCTAGTATCACTTAGTTTTCTATGTCTCTTCAAGGGTAAGGAAACTCTTCTTGAAGATTCTCTGAATAGCATTGTTGATATAGCTGAAGAGTCTGGAATGGATTATGAAATAATAATAGTAAATACCACGCTGCTCCCAATTAATTCAGTATCCACTGAAGGAATAAGAGTTGAAAAGCCACTGAAAATTGCAGATTATGGATATTATAAAAGGGGTCAGGCTAAAAATGAAGCCTTTAAAAAAAGCACTGGAACACATATAGTTTTATTTGATCCTGAAAAAGTTTACGATATTAAATTTTCAGATGTCCTGTACAATTTTGTAAATCAGCGTGAGAAAAGGATGTTATACAGTGAATTCATAGTTATTCCCAGAGAAATACTTACAGAGGTAAATGGGTGGAACGACCTTTCTGTTTCAGAAGATTTAGATTTATTTGCAAGGATAAGTCAGGAGTATAACATCCTTTTTTATATAACAAATGGTCAGGAGTCAATTGAGAGATTCCTTACTTACAAACCAACCCAGATATTCGCATCGAAAGAATTTCAGCGAATGATGAAGGAGAAAAGGAGTAAAGTAATTACTGATCTTTTCATGGGATGCAATTATGGACTTAGAGATGCACTTCTCTTATCCCATAATGAGAATGTGAAACTCAAGATAAGAGATTATATGTCCCTTTATGCCTCATATTTCTTGGTAAAAATAAGAAGATACAACCGAGGAAAGAAGAGTAACTTTACCACAATAATGGAATCCATGTTCGAATCAATCATCCTTCAGGAATACGAAAAGGTGAAAATAGAGAGTTATCCCCTCAACATAAGTCTTGGAAAAACAGAGATTCGATATCTCATGGTTAAAAGCGACATATTTCCCAAGATATCAAAAACCCTTGACAAAATAATAAAAAGAGAGAATTAAATTTTTTCGAAATCTCTTCCCCTATCCTGTCTCTTTATCATCCAGCCTGGGTAAAGTTCCCTATCTTCAGAAACATCATCCAGTCTCTTAACCTGCTCTGCTGTTAGATTCACATCAAGAGTCTTCATGTTTTCTTCAAATTGCTCCAGAGTTCTTGCACCAACCAGAACTATTCCCTTTTTTGCTATTACCCATGAAAGTGCAACATTTGAAAGTTTGCAATCCTGTTCTTTTGCTATTTCTTCTGCGACCTCAAGTACAAATCTTGCCTTTTCCTGATCGAATGGTGGAAATACCCCTCTATCGCCAAACCTGGTACCTGCTTTCGCTTCAACTTTCTTGCCATACTTTCCTGATAAAACTCCACCGTGAAGTGGACTCCATGCAAGCAGTGATAGTCCATCATGATTCATGTATGGCAACACCTCCTGCTCTATATCCCTGTTCAAGAGAGAATAATTCATCTGTGCCGAATGATACGCCTCAAAGTGGTTTTCTCGGGCCACAGAATTGAATAGTGCCATTTGCCATGCCTGAAAATTTGAAAATCCTGGATAATCAATATCCCCTCTTTCGACAAGATCCTGAAGTGTTTCAATCGTTTCTATTATTGGCACATGATAGTCAAACGAATGCATTTGATAAAGCTCCACGTGATCTGTTTTCAATCTTTCAAGACTTCCCTTTATGGATTCCCTTATATGATGTCTTGTTAGACCAATCTGATTTATGCCTTTTCCAGTTCTCCCTCTTACCTTTGTGGCTATGTGAATCTCATCTCTAAACGACTTCAGGGCCTTTCCAAGAGCTATTTCAGATTCTCCTTCATCATATACGTCCGCAGTATCGAAAAGGTTTATTCCATATTCGTATGCTCTCTTCACCATTTCATTTGTCTGTTCCTGGCTTAATCCACCGAGTTTCCAGCTGTTCTTGTCGCCAAATGTCATTGCCCCAAGAGCCATTACTGAGACATACAATCCTGACTTTCCCAGTCTTACATACTTCATAAATGAATAATACAAGTGCATATTAAACCGTTATGACATAATATTTTTAAGGAGAAAAAATCACGAATGATGAATGCAATAAAGATTCTTCTCCCTGTGGTCCTTGTTTCAATCTTAATACCTCTTATACCAATTACCGGTGAGATTAATAGTCATAATATAAAATCCCCGGAACAGCAAGTGACAAATTCCAATACATTAAAAAACATTTATATTTATAATAATTTTACTATAAATACCACAAACCAGAATATTGCAAAGTCTTACATGCTGATATTTGAGGGTCAAAAACATATATTTCTTCAAATCCGGACTAATCTATCATTTGAGAATGAGATAATAGTTACCAAGGGAACGAATCTTACAATCGAAACACCTTCCGCAGGATACGAAGTTGGAATTTGCAACTCTGACTTTCTCTTTAATGGATCCTTGAGTTTT contains:
- a CDS encoding toprim domain-containing protein; amino-acid sequence: MRDNINSPIIVEGDHDVSALREIGVTGEIIKINQGVSIENFCSRVSSEHTKVILLTDFDRKGIDLQSKISTILQSYGCKVNSRFWYFIDHSFKIKSVEDLPWLLRENQ
- a CDS encoding ABC transporter ATP-binding protein, with the translated sequence MLELNDIRFRRGELEIGPVSMELSPGEILSICGKNGSGKTSTLTAISGYIPLIGGSIIVDGDNLRKLKPSVVARKISYVQQEIPDPMGFTVRDVMEISGFTRMGGDEEIVDALKLCGVEKFIDRDFSTLSGGEKRMVSIAGGIYQNADYIMMDEPTSFLDLDKISTLIKILNSLKEKRKGVLLVMHDINLANRISDSILLFREGKVVAFGDKEDVLTIHNLEMAYNAKFAKYSSPEGIRFYPVEMEDFTDFPEEAREGPQHS
- a CDS encoding FecCD family ABC transporter permease; the protein is MVSHGRTYTIFSISIIAFFLSFFLSLGVGSVNVEFFTILRSVGEQIGINVGSVKYSDYIIVTQLREPEILGAAAVGASLGVGGAVIQSIFRNPISEPYITGVSSGATLGAVIAIVFGITVFGIFTLPIFAFIFAILIVSGVYVLSFRNGRTPPVVFLLTGIAISLFATSFVALLLYSKPALENRIFYWILGSLSGISWLDDMIVVPLVIVTSLILGSMYRQLNALQMGEIYAKSVGVNAEKSKLAAIGLTTVAVSACVSISGLIGFVGLIFPHVSRLLYGGSNKYVIPSSAILGATFLILSNDLAHLIIKGEVLPIGIITGIIGVPFFMILMAKISKRGYYSA
- a CDS encoding ABC transporter substrate-binding protein; this translates as METNNRMKGSKKIIATIVVIVVILSAIGAIEYEHISSSKKGRIITVNSNVSGIHLNRIVSLDPAASATLYAIGAFKDVLGKGPYTTYPKSNLPNMTCYPDMSIEQIVNLSPQAVISFSSYPPGEVQELLNASIDYIFLSAGLNSTFTQIMAQNTLLGELTGNQKNATLLNNWMRESLNEFSNVSVVSKTLLYAMCVENGATWTTGKGTFVNAMFNYSHLNNIANGSGFYEISNENIVNSNPQVILLGTCFNQSDLDKEPFDSTGAYKNNTIYTAFNTNLFSEPNFRNIFAIEWMIYEVYHITVKLPKFPFELNYNPEPPKVQSIYEDVNV
- a CDS encoding glycosyltransferase family 2 protein, whose protein sequence is MPESFTQQLKYYELKKSQKALVSLSFLCLFKGKETLLEDSLNSIVDIAEESGMDYEIIIVNTTLLPINSVSTEGIRVEKPLKIADYGYYKRGQAKNEAFKKSTGTHIVLFDPEKVYDIKFSDVLYNFVNQREKRMLYSEFIVIPREILTEVNGWNDLSVSEDLDLFARISQEYNILFYITNGQESIERFLTYKPTQIFASKEFQRMMKEKRSKVITDLFMGCNYGLRDALLLSHNENVKLKIRDYMSLYASYFLVKIRRYNRGKKSNFTTIMESMFESIILQEYEKVKIESYPLNISLGKTEIRYLMVKSDIFPKISKTLDKIIKREN
- a CDS encoding aldo/keto reductase, producing the protein MKYVRLGKSGLYVSVMALGAMTFGDKNSWKLGGLSQEQTNEMVKRAYEYGINLFDTADVYDEGESEIALGKALKSFRDEIHIATKVRGRTGKGINQIGLTRHHIRESIKGSLERLKTDHVELYQMHSFDYHVPIIETIETLQDLVERGDIDYPGFSNFQAWQMALFNSVARENHFEAYHSAQMNYSLLNRDIEQEVLPYMNHDGLSLLAWSPLHGGVLSGKYGKKVEAKAGTRFGDRGVFPPFDQEKARFVLEVAEEIAKEQDCKLSNVALSWVIAKKGIVLVGARTLEQFEENMKTLDVNLTAEQVKRLDDVSEDRELYPGWMIKRQDRGRDFEKI